AATGCATAAGGGGCGCTGCAGACACAAATCATGTCTAAACCAGACAAACTGGATGGGCCAGTTTCGCAGGCGAGGTAAATACTTTTTTACCGGTCTCATGTTACGGACAGTTCGTATGATAACAACGACCCGGAGCAGATCACCCGGACGGAGCCTAGCGGGTAAATGGTGAAGCCTAATCCGAACCACTGATCTGAAGCACATCAATCATCCTCTCGATGGCCATCCTTTTTGACGAATTGAACGAATTAGAACGACTGGTTCCTCTCAGCATGTTCTAGTTCGGCCAGTAGGAGCTAGTTGGGACGTTGGTTCAACAACAATTTGCCAATTTGCAAAAACAAGTTACGGTTCCCAAGCCCGATTCAAATTTGGCAGACATTTGATGCAAGCCAAAAGAGTGCTTCAGTCAGTTCTGTTTagttaaacaatattttgcttcatataataataataattcaataaaataattgaatattcTTTTCTATTGTAAGTAATTTATGGGCTTTCCAAGTCCACCATTGATGGAATATTCCAGTCCGGCCACCGTCTACAAAAGTAATTTATAATCTCGCCAGCTTACGAAGCTTCCGCAAAAGGAGACCACACGAAATGCCAAACAAGCCTCCCGATCTGTCGGCCAATAATAAGTTCAAAAGGTGGTTCCCCTAAAATTTTCCATTGACACCGGGTAAAGGCcaaaacgaacgaagagaCGCGATGTTTAGCACATATCGTTACACATGGCGTATTTTGGATGTGGATTTTGGGTTTGTCTTCTGTCTTCCCATTCGTCGATACGGGCCAGCGGAATCATATAAATACCGCCACGGGATCATCTCAAGATTCAAATCCTAGTTAGTTCTTTCGCGGAACGGATCGTCTTGTAATACGCGCAACGGAATAAGGGCACGATGCTGAAGTTGGTGTTGTTCGTCGGTCTCGTTGGCCTCGCAGTGGCTTACGACTTCCAGGACCCGTACTACAGTAAGTGTGGCCGAGTTGGAGAAAGTGATCTGCATACTGAAAAATCTATCCTCCCTTCCTGTAGATCAGATACTTCTGGAAGACATGCTGGAAGCGTCCGAGGACAGCGTCTTGTTGGGACGGTTCCGTCGATCCGCCGGGGACTCGCTGGATGAAAAGTGCTCGCGGCGCAGCCACAAGTGCTGCAACGACGACAACGTGGAAAATGTGGACAAGATCAAGGAACTGAAGCGACAGTGCTTCGCCGAGCAACGCCTGAAGAGGAAAGAGGAACGTGAAAAGGGTAAGAAAGCGAAGTGGCTCAAACCGGGAGATCGGCGGTAACCGTCGATATCTTTACAGCGAAACAGGCACAGGTTGACGAAGCGGTCGATATGTTCTCCTGCGAGCGGGTCAACAAGACCCGGAAGGACGTAAACTGTGCCATGGAGTGCGTCGGTCGCAAGAAGAACATCGTGGCCGACGATGGATCGCTGCTGGAGGACAAGGTGCTCGAGTTTGCCAAAACCGAGATCGCACCCGAAGAGTGGCTGGCTCCCTTGGTGGCCGGTTTTGTTGACACGTGCATCAAGGAGGTCAAGGAGAAGAGCGTCAAAAGCCCGCGGGAATCCGGCCAGTGCAATCCGGAAGCGTCCGCGTTCGGCTACTGCATGTGGCGCCAGATATCGACGGCGTGTCCGAAGGAGAAGCAAATCGTAAGCCGCCGGTGCGATCGTATCCGCGAGAAGTTGGCCAACAAGGAGTCGCTGCACTACCTTCAGGCGGTCGAAGCGGTTGAAGATGTGTAGACGAACCGTGTAAGATCGTAAACGATGTTCGGACGCAAGGAACCAATTTCAATAAACTGATTCTAATACGATGACGCACTGCTTAACAGCTGACCCTTAAGCCTCCATACACTACAAATGCTTCTCAGATAAACAACGTCTTATCATACATTCAGTTGTTTTCGTGAAATTATCGAACGATAAATCCCCTTTAAGATCACAATTGCAAATCGCTGCTAGCAGCCCCGATAAAGGTGTGCCCATCGAGCGGCTCCGATTCGGATGACCTTAGGTGGGTGTGCAATAATCCGTCGAAGACAGCGACCGCCAATGTCAGGGTACCCGGCTGCATTATGCAATGGGTTCCGGATACGATTCCGGATTGATTTACAGTCATAAGGAACGCACGTGACCGTTAATACCCTCGTGACACCAAACTGCAGACGGTGCAATTCGACTGTAACTAACGACCTCACGCACCGCTATGATCGCGAACGCACTCCGTTTGCGCCAGAACAGAATTGCGGACAGTGCTCTGGTGGCAACGCTTCAATGAAGAACCTGCCGATTCTCCACACCAACCTTCGTTCGTATCAAGGCTTCGGCGAATAGCGTCACTTTCAAAAGCACTGCTACCGGCCagcgttttcttcttcggatGATAAAGGCAGCCTTTTCCTAGATAACAGGGCCTaggtttgtttaaaaatatcatGTCTGGCCCGCGCTGTCTTAGTCGTGAACTACTACCTGACGAGTCCTGTGGTACCAAGGCTTGATCGAGCCGTCCGCGAAGGGCACAGGTGAAGAAGAATCGACCGCTGTGGAGTGCTTTCGGAGTGTGGTGTAGTGTTGAAGTGAGTTTCAAAAACCAAGTGAGCCTTGCAAAATGTGGCCACTTTTGCGATTACTCCCAATCCGGCAGACACCAGCCGGTGCGATCGTCGCTAGGCTAGCCTGGAGCTGCTACTCCACCGACACTCCCCATCCGATCGTCGACCTGCCGGGTTTGGGAAAACTGAAGGGTTCATACACTAAAGGCGCCTGGACCGGTGTTCCGATTCAGCAGTACTTGAACGTTCGCTACGCTGAGCCTCCCGTCGGTCAGAATCGTTTCAAGGCACCGGTTCCCGCTAAACCGTGGGACGGCATTCAGGATGTATCGGTACGTGGCCGGGCGGCTCCAAATTACAACGACATTAAGAAAATTCCCGAAGACCAACGGAGCATCGCGGAGCTGGAGGATT
The nucleotide sequence above comes from Anopheles bellator chromosome 1, idAnoBellAS_SP24_06.2, whole genome shotgun sequence. Encoded proteins:
- the LOC131215050 gene encoding uncharacterized protein LOC131215050, which gives rise to MLKLVLFVGLVGLAVAYDFQDPYYNQILLEDMLEASEDSVLLGRFRRSAGDSLDEKCSRRSHKCCNDDNVENVDKIKELKRQCFAEQRLKRKEEPVDMFSCERVNKTRKDVNCAMECVGRKKNIVADDGSLLEDKVLEFAKTEIAPEEWLAPLVAGFVDTCIKEVKEKSVKSPRESGQCNPEASAFGYCMWRQISTACPKEKQIVSRRCDRIREKLANKESLHYLQAVEAVEDV